A window from Flavobacterium sp. 83 encodes these proteins:
- a CDS encoding WG repeat-containing protein: MQKIYFYSLLLLSTFSFGQKLFIVSSDDKFGVINENGVEIIPAKYNSITEFDLQHPNWSKVELNNQYGFIDKTGKIIIEPKYEVINNYNVYSTGWALIQKDGKFGFIDNSGKEIVPPVYDKFGDFGEYSKEWILVEKDGLKGFIDKSGSIVVPLKYVNIDKFDTVRKNWSLVKDRKEKLGFIDKSGKEVIPAVYDNIEAFVKKKGALTNND, encoded by the coding sequence ATGCAAAAAATTTACTTTTACTCATTATTACTATTAAGCACTTTTTCTTTTGGCCAAAAATTATTTATAGTTAGTTCAGACGATAAGTTTGGAGTTATAAATGAAAATGGGGTAGAAATAATTCCAGCAAAGTACAATTCGATTACCGAATTTGATTTACAACATCCTAATTGGTCTAAAGTAGAACTTAACAACCAATATGGTTTTATCGACAAAACAGGAAAAATTATTATTGAACCAAAATATGAAGTAATTAACAATTATAATGTTTATTCTACAGGATGGGCATTAATTCAAAAAGATGGTAAATTTGGATTTATTGATAATTCAGGAAAAGAAATTGTACCGCCAGTTTATGACAAATTTGGTGATTTTGGAGAATATTCAAAAGAATGGATACTAGTCGAAAAAGATGGTCTAAAAGGATTTATAGACAAATCAGGAAGTATAGTTGTTCCATTAAAATATGTAAATATTGATAAGTTTGATACAGTTAGAAAAAATTGGTCTTTAGTAAAGGACAGAAAAGAAAAATTAGGATTTATTGACAAATCAGGAAAAGAAGTCATTCCTGCAGTCTATGACAATATCGAAGCCTTTGTAAAGAAAAAAGGAGCCTTAACAAATAACGATTAA
- a CDS encoding SRPBCC family protein, whose product MPVIKIRTKINAPKKTVFDLSINIAFHNQSTNSTNEFAIDGITTGLTNYNETVAWPGKYFGFNLTHKSKITAMIQNEYFVDEMVEGKFKSFRHKHHFEEKNGFTIMKDKVYYEVPYGSLGEVFDFLFLKNYLINFLLERNKMLKKLSENEQ is encoded by the coding sequence ATGCCAGTCATAAAAATTCGAACAAAAATAAATGCACCAAAAAAAACTGTTTTTGACCTTTCAATAAATATTGCTTTTCACAATCAATCAACAAACTCTACAAATGAATTCGCTATTGACGGAATAACTACAGGATTGACAAATTACAACGAAACAGTAGCTTGGCCTGGTAAATATTTTGGGTTTAATTTGACTCACAAAAGTAAAATAACGGCAATGATTCAGAATGAGTACTTTGTAGACGAAATGGTAGAAGGAAAATTTAAATCATTCCGACATAAACATCACTTTGAAGAAAAAAATGGGTTTACCATCATGAAAGACAAAGTATATTATGAAGTTCCCTATGGATCTCTGGGAGAAGTATTTGACTTTTTATTTTTAAAAAATTATCTGATCAATTTTCTTCTCGAAAGAAATAAAATGTTGAAAAAATTATCTGAAAACGAGCAATAG
- a CDS encoding SprT-like domain-containing protein, giving the protein MSETLARYIPEHAVKPVFELIVANQVHLKIVNERQTRHGDYRKGLSGKHEITVNSSLNKYKFLITLIHEISHLVAFEKFGRNIKPHGNEWKYSFQRLMVPFIRPEIFPNHLLPLLARHFKNPTASSDTDATLSLALKQFDQQNDKNYVFEIPYGSVFRIQNGKIFKKIAIRTKRFECLEISSGKTYLFNPNAEVELLKSN; this is encoded by the coding sequence ATGAGTGAAACATTAGCGAGATACATACCGGAACATGCCGTAAAGCCAGTTTTTGAGCTAATTGTTGCTAATCAAGTGCATCTTAAGATTGTAAATGAACGACAAACTCGTCATGGTGATTATAGAAAAGGATTGAGCGGTAAGCATGAAATAACAGTAAATTCAAGTTTGAATAAATACAAATTTTTAATTACACTTATTCATGAAATTTCCCATTTGGTTGCTTTTGAAAAGTTTGGACGAAATATTAAACCTCACGGGAATGAATGGAAATATTCTTTTCAAAGATTGATGGTTCCTTTTATTCGCCCTGAGATTTTCCCCAATCATCTGTTGCCTTTATTAGCAAGACATTTTAAGAATCCAACGGCCAGTAGTGATACGGATGCTACTTTGTCATTGGCATTGAAACAATTTGACCAGCAAAATGATAAAAATTATGTATTCGAAATTCCCTACGGCAGTGTTTTTAGAATACAAAATGGCAAGATTTTTAAGAAAATTGCCATTAGAACTAAGCGCTTTGAATGTCTTGAAATAAGTTCAGGAAAGACTTATCTTTTTAATCCAAATGCGGAAGTAGAATTACTGAAATCCAATTAA
- a CDS encoding SDR family oxidoreductase — translation MKNIIITGTSRGIGYELALQFAGAGHQVLAISRKIPQGLLGNENITCLSVDLSNESELEKVQDFLSKSWKQIDAVVHNAGSLLLKPFSETSQEDFENIYKVNVFGVANLTRICLPYLQKGSHVVTISSMGGIQGSLKFAGLAAYSSSKGAVITLSELLAEEYKEKGISFNVLALGSVQTEMLAEAFPGYQAPISAGEMADYIYNFTLTGNKYFNGKVLQVSSTNP, via the coding sequence ATGAAAAATATAATTATTACAGGAACTAGCAGGGGTATAGGGTATGAGTTGGCATTGCAATTTGCCGGAGCTGGACATCAGGTGTTGGCCATTTCCAGAAAAATTCCTCAAGGATTATTAGGGAATGAAAATATCACTTGTCTTTCTGTTGATTTATCCAATGAATCCGAATTAGAAAAAGTGCAAGATTTTCTTTCCAAGTCTTGGAAACAAATTGATGCTGTCGTTCATAATGCAGGAAGTTTATTGTTGAAACCTTTTTCAGAAACGTCTCAGGAAGATTTTGAAAATATTTATAAAGTCAATGTTTTTGGTGTTGCTAATTTGACTCGAATTTGTCTTCCTTATTTGCAAAAAGGAAGCCATGTAGTAACAATAAGTTCTATGGGAGGTATTCAGGGAAGTTTAAAATTTGCCGGACTTGCTGCTTATAGTTCAAGCAAAGGAGCAGTAATTACACTTTCAGAGTTGTTAGCTGAAGAATATAAAGAGAAAGGTATTTCCTTTAATGTTTTAGCTCTAGGTTCAGTTCAAACAGAAATGTTGGCTGAAGCTTTTCCAGGATATCAAGCGCCTATATCTGCAGGCGAAATGGCAGATTATATTTATAATTTTACGTTGACTGGGAATAAATATTTCAACGGTAAAGTATTGCAGGTTTCTTCCACAAATCCGTAA
- a CDS encoding ABC transporter permease: protein MMLIRYITQIGRYFLMLKEIFNKQTKWSVMKNLIFKEIDDLIIGSLGIVAFISFFVGGVVAIQTALNLTNPLIPKYLIGFATRQSIILEFAPTFISVVMAGKMGSFITSSIGTMRVTEQIDALEVMGVNSLNYLVFPKLMALLLYPFLIGIAMFLGILGGYIASVYGGFGSSVDFVDGIQREFIPFHIAYAFIKTFIFALLLATIPSFHGYYMKGGALEVGKASTISFVWTSVTIILMNYILTQLLLT from the coding sequence ATGATGCTCATTCGATATATAACGCAAATAGGAAGATACTTCTTAATGCTGAAAGAAATTTTCAACAAACAAACCAAATGGTCTGTTATGAAAAATCTTATTTTCAAAGAAATTGATGATTTAATTATTGGCTCTCTTGGAATAGTCGCTTTCATCTCTTTCTTTGTAGGAGGTGTTGTTGCCATACAAACTGCATTAAACTTAACAAATCCTTTAATTCCTAAATATCTTATTGGTTTTGCTACGCGACAATCCATTATTTTAGAATTTGCCCCTACTTTTATCTCAGTGGTTATGGCAGGAAAAATGGGATCCTTTATCACTTCAAGTATTGGCACCATGAGAGTAACGGAACAAATCGATGCGCTTGAAGTTATGGGAGTAAATTCATTAAATTATTTAGTTTTCCCTAAACTAATGGCATTATTGTTATACCCATTCTTAATAGGAATCGCAATGTTTCTTGGTATTCTTGGCGGTTATATTGCCAGTGTATACGGCGGTTTTGGAAGCAGCGTTGACTTTGTAGATGGAATACAACGAGAATTCATTCCGTTTCATATTGCTTATGCCTTTATAAAAACATTCATATTTGCTTTATTATTAGCTACTATTCCGTCATTTCATGGATACTATATGAAAGGCGGGGCACTTGAGGTAGGGAAAGCTAGTACAATATCATTTGTGTGGACATCAGTGACCATTATTTTGATGAATTATATTTTAACACAATTACTCTTAACGTAA
- a CDS encoding methyltransferase, which produces MYEKTFPNKRFKHTLEFLKKHISTSDSILDLGVENPFSKIMKSEGFLVTNTTGEDLDKDQSIFLKEKKEVVTAFEIFEHLLNPYTILSEIKSDKLFISIPMRLWFSPAYRSKTDMWDRHYHEFEDWQLDWLLEKTGWKIIDREKWTNPVKKFGLRPLLRKFTNRYYIVYAERKK; this is translated from the coding sequence ATGTACGAAAAAACGTTTCCCAACAAAAGGTTCAAACATACCTTGGAGTTTCTAAAAAAACACATCTCGACTTCAGATTCAATATTAGATTTAGGGGTAGAAAATCCCTTCTCCAAAATCATGAAATCCGAAGGATTTTTAGTCACCAATACAACAGGAGAAGACTTGGATAAAGACCAATCTATATTTTTAAAAGAAAAAAAAGAGGTAGTAACCGCTTTCGAAATCTTTGAACATTTACTAAATCCATATACGATTTTAAGCGAAATAAAATCGGATAAACTTTTCATTTCCATTCCGATGCGTTTATGGTTTTCACCAGCATACAGAAGTAAAACAGATATGTGGGACAGACATTATCACGAATTTGAAGATTGGCAACTGGACTGGCTATTAGAAAAAACAGGTTGGAAAATAATTGATCGTGAAAAATGGACCAATCCAGTTAAGAAATTTGGTCTTCGTCCCTTATTAAGAAAATTCACCAACAGATATTATATCGTATATGCTGAAAGAAAAAAATAG
- a CDS encoding 3-oxoacyl-ACP synthase III family protein has protein sequence MKIKITGIGSYIPEKKVSNTDFSEHVFLNEDGTAFGYPNEVVITKFKGITGIEHRRYAEDQYTSSDLAFFASQKAIENAGIDPETIDYIIFAHNFGDVKSGTNQSDMIPSLATRVKHKLQIKNPKCVAYDILFGCPGWIEGVMQANAFIKSGMAKRCLVIGSETLSRVVDAHDRDSMIYSDGAGASIIEASDDETGMLAYESATYANDEANYLFFGKSYNPDLDPDIRYIKMYGRKIYEFALSQVPAAMKTCLDKSGIAIDDVKKILIHQANEKMDEAIIQRFYKLHDKLAPKDIMPMSIHELGNSSVATVPTLYDLLIRGEIENQSIEKGDILIFASVGAGMNINAFVYRY, from the coding sequence ATGAAAATAAAAATAACTGGAATAGGAAGTTATATTCCTGAGAAAAAAGTAAGCAATACAGACTTTAGCGAACACGTTTTTTTAAACGAGGATGGAACTGCCTTTGGTTACCCTAACGAAGTTGTCATTACTAAATTTAAAGGAATAACGGGAATTGAGCACAGACGTTATGCCGAAGATCAGTACACCTCATCCGATTTAGCTTTTTTTGCTTCTCAAAAAGCAATAGAAAATGCTGGAATTGATCCGGAAACAATAGATTATATCATCTTTGCACACAACTTTGGTGACGTAAAATCTGGAACAAATCAATCCGATATGATTCCAAGCTTAGCCACCCGAGTAAAACACAAATTACAAATAAAGAACCCAAAATGTGTTGCCTACGATATCCTTTTTGGCTGTCCAGGTTGGATAGAAGGAGTTATGCAGGCCAATGCTTTTATCAAATCGGGCATGGCAAAACGCTGTTTGGTAATCGGATCCGAAACACTTTCAAGAGTAGTTGACGCGCACGACAGAGATTCTATGATTTATTCTGATGGCGCAGGTGCTTCTATCATTGAAGCTTCAGATGATGAAACAGGAATGTTAGCTTATGAAAGTGCTACTTATGCTAATGATGAAGCCAATTATTTATTCTTTGGGAAATCATACAATCCTGATTTGGATCCTGACATTCGATACATAAAAATGTATGGTCGCAAGATTTATGAATTTGCATTAAGCCAAGTTCCTGCCGCAATGAAAACTTGTTTAGACAAAAGCGGAATAGCCATTGACGACGTGAAAAAAATTCTTATTCATCAAGCTAATGAAAAAATGGACGAAGCAATAATCCAACGTTTTTACAAATTACACGACAAACTAGCACCAAAAGACATCATGCCTATGAGTATTCATGAACTTGGAAACAGCAGTGTAGCGACGGTGCCTACACTTTATGACCTGTTAATTCGTGGAGAAATAGAAAACCAATCCATAGAAAAAGGAGACATTCTTATCTTTGCATCTGTTGGAGCAGGAATGAATATCAATGCATTTGTTTATAGATATTAA
- the gcvP gene encoding aminomethyl-transferring glycine dehydrogenase, translating into MKTDAFALRHIGPRENDLQHMLKTIGAETLDQLIFETIPSDIRLKADLDLDPAMTEYEFANHIQKLGNKNKVFQSYIGLGYNAAIIPAVIQRNVFENPGWYTAYTPYQAEIAQGRLEAILNFQTMVIELTGMEIANASLLDEGTAAAEAMALLFDVRSRDQKKNNICKFFVSEEILPQTLSVLQTRSTPIGVELVIGNHEDFDFSMEFFGAILQYPGKFGQVHDYTDFIAKATANEIKVAVAADILSLAKLTPPGEMGAAVVLGTTQRFGIPLGYGGPHAAYFATKDEYKRSMPGRIIGVTVDTNGNRALRMALQTREQHIKRDKATSNICTAQVLLSVMAGMYAVYHGPKGLQYIANKVHASAATLANALEKLGLQQTNTAFFDTIVVTADAKKVKAIAEQNEINFYYIDENTVSISLNETTSIADLNTIIAIFASAKETHATTIESLSETNHFPESVNRTSTFLQHDVFNKYHSETALMRYIKMLERKDLALNHSMISLGSCTMKLNAASEMLPLSMPQWNNIHPFAPLDQAQGYQEMLAKLEQQLNVITGFAGTTLQPNSGAQGEYAGLMVIRAYHQSRGDHHRNIALIPSSAHGTNPASAAMAGMKVIVTKTLENGNIDVEDLREKAILHADNLSCLMVTYPSTHGVFESAIKEITQLIHDNGGQVYMDGANMNAQVGLTNPATIGADVCHLNLHKTFAIPHGGGGPGVGPICVAPQLVPFLPSNPVIQTGGEHAITAISAAPWGSALVCLISYGYISMLGAEGLKQSTQYAILNANYIKEKLNGHYDTLYSGEMGRAAHEMILECRPFKQKGIEVTDIAKRLMDYGFHAPTVSFPVAGTLMIEPTESENLEELDRFCDAMISIRKEIEAATIEDKNNVLKNSPHTLAMLTTDVWDFPYTREQAAFPLDYIAENKFWPTVRRADDAYGDRNLVCSCAPIEAYMES; encoded by the coding sequence ATGAAAACAGATGCTTTTGCTTTAAGACACATTGGTCCAAGAGAAAACGACCTACAACATATGTTGAAAACGATTGGAGCGGAGACGCTTGACCAGTTGATTTTCGAAACAATTCCTAGTGATATTCGTCTAAAAGCTGATTTAGATTTAGATCCGGCAATGACCGAATATGAATTTGCAAATCACATTCAAAAATTAGGGAATAAAAATAAAGTTTTTCAATCTTATATTGGTTTGGGTTACAATGCAGCAATTATACCTGCAGTTATTCAAAGAAACGTTTTTGAAAACCCGGGATGGTATACTGCTTACACACCTTATCAAGCCGAAATTGCTCAAGGTCGTTTGGAAGCAATTTTGAATTTCCAAACTATGGTTATCGAATTAACCGGAATGGAAATTGCCAATGCTTCTTTATTAGACGAAGGAACTGCTGCCGCAGAAGCAATGGCATTACTTTTTGACGTTCGCTCTCGTGACCAAAAGAAAAATAATATTTGTAAATTCTTCGTTTCCGAAGAAATATTGCCACAAACTTTATCAGTTTTACAAACACGTTCTACGCCAATTGGTGTTGAATTAGTAATTGGGAACCATGAAGATTTTGATTTTTCAATGGAATTTTTCGGAGCAATCCTTCAATATCCAGGTAAATTTGGACAAGTTCATGACTATACTGATTTTATCGCTAAAGCTACCGCAAACGAAATAAAAGTAGCTGTTGCTGCTGATATTTTAAGTTTGGCAAAATTGACTCCTCCCGGAGAAATGGGAGCTGCGGTTGTCCTTGGAACAACACAACGTTTCGGAATTCCGTTAGGTTACGGAGGTCCTCACGCAGCTTATTTTGCTACAAAAGACGAATACAAAAGAAGCATGCCCGGAAGAATCATCGGAGTAACCGTTGATACAAATGGAAACCGTGCGTTGCGCATGGCATTACAAACGCGTGAACAACATATTAAACGTGACAAAGCCACTTCAAATATTTGTACCGCACAAGTTTTATTGTCAGTTATGGCTGGAATGTATGCCGTATATCACGGGCCAAAAGGCTTGCAATATATCGCTAATAAAGTTCATGCTTCTGCAGCTACATTGGCAAACGCATTAGAAAAATTAGGTTTACAACAAACCAATACTGCTTTCTTTGACACTATTGTTGTTACCGCTGACGCCAAAAAAGTAAAAGCCATTGCCGAACAAAACGAAATTAACTTTTATTACATCGACGAAAATACAGTTTCAATTTCTTTGAATGAAACGACAAGTATTGCTGATTTAAATACGATTATTGCTATTTTCGCTTCCGCAAAAGAGACTCATGCAACAACAATTGAAAGTTTATCGGAAACCAATCATTTTCCAGAAAGCGTAAACAGAACATCTACTTTCTTACAACATGATGTTTTCAATAAATACCATTCGGAAACCGCTTTGATGCGTTACATCAAAATGTTGGAACGAAAAGATTTGGCTTTGAATCATTCCATGATTTCATTAGGTTCTTGTACCATGAAACTGAATGCAGCTTCAGAAATGTTGCCTTTAAGCATGCCACAATGGAATAACATTCACCCATTTGCACCGCTTGACCAAGCACAAGGATACCAAGAAATGTTAGCTAAACTAGAGCAACAATTAAATGTTATCACTGGTTTTGCAGGAACAACTTTACAACCTAACTCAGGTGCTCAAGGGGAATATGCAGGTTTAATGGTTATTCGTGCGTACCACCAGTCAAGAGGAGATCACCATAGAAATATTGCTTTAATCCCATCATCAGCTCACGGAACAAATCCGGCTTCAGCAGCTATGGCAGGGATGAAAGTTATTGTTACTAAAACATTGGAAAACGGAAACATCGACGTAGAAGATTTACGTGAAAAAGCAATTTTACACGCAGATAATCTTTCTTGTTTGATGGTAACGTATCCGTCAACTCACGGTGTTTTTGAAAGCGCGATTAAAGAAATCACACAATTGATTCACGATAACGGTGGACAAGTTTATATGGATGGTGCCAATATGAATGCGCAAGTAGGATTAACAAATCCTGCAACTATTGGTGCTGACGTTTGTCACTTAAACTTACACAAAACATTTGCTATTCCTCACGGTGGTGGTGGACCAGGCGTTGGACCAATATGTGTTGCTCCACAATTAGTTCCATTTTTACCATCAAACCCTGTAATTCAAACAGGAGGAGAACATGCAATCACAGCTATTTCTGCAGCTCCTTGGGGTTCCGCTTTAGTTTGTTTGATTTCTTATGGTTATATTTCAATGTTGGGTGCTGAAGGTTTGAAACAATCCACTCAATATGCGATTCTAAATGCAAACTACATTAAAGAGAAATTAAACGGTCATTATGATACGTTATATTCTGGAGAAATGGGTCGTGCGGCTCACGAAATGATCTTAGAATGTCGTCCTTTCAAACAAAAAGGAATTGAAGTTACTGATATCGCAAAACGTTTAATGGATTATGGTTTCCACGCTCCTACCGTTTCTTTCCCAGTTGCAGGAACCTTAATGATTGAACCAACGGAGAGTGAAAATTTAGAAGAGTTAGACCGTTTTTGTGACGCGATGATTTCAATCCGTAAAGAAATTGAAGCTGCTACTATTGAAGATAAAAACAATGTTTTGAAAAATTCTCCACATACGTTAGCCATGCTTACAACTGATGTTTGGGACTTCCCTTACACTCGTGAACAAGCAGCTTTCCCATTAGATTATATTGCTGAAAATAAATTCTGGCCAACTGTTCGTCGTGCTGACGATGCTTATGGCGATAGAAATTTAGTTTGTTCTTGTGCGCCAATTGAGGCGTATATGGAAAGCTAA
- a CDS encoding D-alanine--D-alanine ligase → MKLLFHKITHWEYWPFQIVYVPIYFLWAFYSLKAKSIFFFNASNPTIKNGGFMMESKKAIYDLIPQRYYPKTELIIEGTSLDEILKTIESSRIKYPLIAKPDIGLRGSGVKKIDTLVDLKRYAEKANFDYVIQDLIPFEKEVGIFYVRYPHEKTGKITGIVSKEFLIIIGDGIATIEQLIKKNPRYELQMKVLQQEYGKKLLEVLPKGEKLNLVPYGNHARGAKFIDGSHWVTPKLTETINEMCLQIPGFYFGRLDVMYTTFDDLEKGENFAIVELNGAASEPTHIYDPKHSLFFAWKELARHITYMYEISVENHKTGSPYLLHKEGMKEYRLHIEQSKRIVNF, encoded by the coding sequence TTGAAATTACTTTTTCATAAAATTACGCATTGGGAATATTGGCCGTTTCAGATCGTTTATGTTCCAATTTATTTTCTTTGGGCATTTTATTCACTCAAAGCAAAATCCATTTTTTTCTTTAATGCTTCAAATCCAACAATAAAAAATGGCGGATTTATGATGGAGTCTAAAAAAGCCATATACGATTTGATTCCACAACGGTATTATCCAAAAACCGAACTCATAATCGAAGGAACTTCACTGGATGAAATTCTAAAAACAATCGAATCTTCGCGAATAAAATATCCATTGATTGCAAAACCTGATATTGGCTTGCGGGGTTCTGGAGTCAAGAAAATAGATACTTTGGTCGACTTAAAAAGATATGCTGAAAAGGCAAATTTTGATTACGTAATACAAGATTTAATTCCTTTTGAAAAGGAAGTTGGGATTTTTTATGTGCGTTATCCACACGAAAAAACGGGTAAAATAACAGGGATAGTTTCCAAAGAGTTTTTAATAATCATTGGAGATGGAATTGCAACTATAGAACAGTTAATCAAGAAAAATCCGCGTTACGAATTACAGATGAAAGTATTGCAACAAGAATACGGTAAGAAATTATTGGAGGTTTTGCCAAAAGGAGAAAAACTAAATTTGGTTCCGTATGGAAATCACGCACGAGGTGCAAAATTCATTGATGGAAGTCATTGGGTAACCCCAAAATTAACTGAAACCATCAATGAAATGTGTTTACAAATTCCTGGTTTCTATTTCGGAAGATTGGATGTTATGTATACTACTTTCGATGATTTGGAAAAAGGGGAAAATTTTGCAATCGTTGAGTTGAATGGAGCTGCAAGTGAACCCACACATATTTATGACCCGAAACATTCCTTGTTTTTTGCATGGAAAGAGCTTGCTCGCCATATTACCTATATGTACGAAATAAGCGTTGAAAATCATAAAACCGGAAGCCCATATTTGTTACACAAGGAAGGGATGAAAGAATATCGTCTGCATATTGAGCAAAGTAAAAGAATAGTAAATTTCTAA
- a CDS encoding glycosyltransferase family 2 protein, which yields MNLYIVIPAHNEAKFITLTLESLISQTVLPKKIVVVNDNSTDKTAEIVTAFSKENPFITLVNKTSSAIHLPGSKVIQAFHKGFETLDDQYDVIVKLDADLILPNNYFETILNVFEKDATIGMAGGFAYIEKNGEWILENLTDKDHIRGAFKAYRKECFKQIGNLKPAMGWDTVDELLSKFYGWKVVTDPSLIVKHLKPTGANYNKTARYKQGEAFYTLGYGFLITSIASAKLAMMKKKPLLFLDYIKGFWKAKAAKTPLLVTTEQAKFIRKYRLKKMKEKLF from the coding sequence ATGAATTTATACATAGTAATACCTGCACACAACGAAGCAAAATTTATTACTTTGACTTTGGAATCATTGATTTCACAAACTGTTTTACCAAAAAAAATAGTAGTTGTCAATGACAATTCCACTGATAAAACTGCCGAAATTGTAACCGCTTTCTCAAAAGAAAATCCATTTATTACTTTAGTAAATAAAACTTCCAGCGCGATACATCTTCCTGGAAGTAAAGTCATTCAGGCATTTCACAAAGGTTTTGAAACCTTAGATGACCAATATGATGTCATCGTAAAACTGGATGCCGACTTAATTCTACCCAACAATTATTTTGAAACTATTTTAAATGTTTTCGAAAAAGACGCAACGATAGGAATGGCAGGTGGTTTCGCTTATATTGAAAAAAATGGCGAATGGATTCTAGAAAACCTAACTGATAAAGACCACATTCGTGGCGCATTCAAAGCATATAGAAAAGAATGCTTTAAACAAATAGGAAATCTTAAACCAGCTATGGGTTGGGACACTGTTGACGAATTACTGTCTAAATTTTACGGATGGAAAGTCGTAACTGATCCTTCATTAATAGTAAAACACCTAAAACCTACAGGTGCAAACTACAACAAAACAGCCCGATACAAACAAGGCGAGGCATTTTACACACTTGGTTACGGATTTTTAATTACATCGATTGCCTCGGCAAAACTGGCGATGATGAAAAAGAAACCGTTACTCTTTTTAGATTACATCAAAGGTTTTTGGAAAGCCAAAGCGGCTAAAACCCCTTTATTGGTCACTACAGAACAAGCAAAATTTATTCGCAAGTATCGTTTAAAGAAAATGAAAGAAAAGCTTTTTTAG
- a CDS encoding ABC transporter ATP-binding protein has protein sequence MIEVKNVEKSFGDIKILKGISTVFETGKTNLIIGQSGSGKTVLLKSLLGIHQPESGTISFDGRVYCNLDADEKRALRTEIGMVFQGSALFDSMTVAENVGFPLKMFTKDNRTKIQERVDFVLKRVNLTDAHKKLPSEISGGMQKRVAIARAIVNNPKYLFCDEPNSGLDPNTAILIDNLIKEITEEYNITTVINTHDMNSVMEIGEKIVFLKDGLKAWEGTKEEIFRTDNQAVVDFVYSSNLFKKVREAYLKG, from the coding sequence ATGATAGAAGTAAAAAACGTAGAAAAATCATTTGGTGATATTAAAATTCTTAAAGGCATATCGACTGTTTTTGAAACTGGCAAAACTAATTTAATCATTGGTCAAAGCGGATCTGGTAAAACAGTGTTATTAAAAAGTTTACTTGGAATTCATCAGCCAGAATCCGGCACAATTTCTTTTGACGGGAGAGTTTACTGCAATTTAGATGCAGATGAAAAACGAGCACTTCGAACAGAGATTGGAATGGTATTTCAAGGAAGTGCCTTATTTGATTCGATGACAGTAGCAGAAAACGTGGGGTTTCCACTAAAAATGTTTACCAAAGACAATAGAACAAAAATTCAGGAACGTGTTGATTTTGTATTAAAAAGAGTCAATCTTACTGACGCTCATAAAAAACTACCTTCTGAAATATCTGGAGGTATGCAAAAACGTGTTGCTATTGCCCGAGCTATAGTAAACAACCCAAAATATTTATTTTGTGACGAACCAAACTCTGGTTTAGATCCAAACACAGCTATATTGATTGATAATCTTATCAAAGAAATTACTGAGGAATACAATATCACTACCGTTATCAATACACACGATATGAACTCGGTTATGGAAATTGGAGAGAAAATTGTATTCCTTAAAGACGGATTAAAAGCTTGGGAAGGAACTAAAGAAGAAATTTTCAGAACTGATAATCAAGCGGTCGTTGACTTTGTTTATTCTTCTAATTTATTCAAGAAAGTACGAGAAGCGTATTTGAAAGGATAA